A portion of the Lysinibacillus timonensis genome contains these proteins:
- a CDS encoding FCD domain-containing protein → MVGVNGKEVISTQVNYNLFVALHCLANANKPLGTWILKEKMEELGVNLSLASVGRLLKEMDRLDLTVKVNSQGRVLTDQGVLEFERMRLNMERQQIEEEVKEATDTASPQDIIDLLTARLLIEPEIIKDIIEHAAEEEIKLLEETVKIHDTYVREQKEVNTLPMNFHILISELSCNRFLGAMLKLLIHEELKLEEKFPKIAHKLRQAHHLDEHKLILEAIVSHDVEKAIYFSKMHIQKLIDCIEGD, encoded by the coding sequence TTGGTAGGAGTAAATGGGAAGGAAGTTATCTCAACGCAAGTTAATTACAACCTTTTTGTTGCTTTACATTGCTTAGCTAATGCTAATAAACCATTAGGTACATGGATTTTAAAAGAAAAAATGGAAGAGTTAGGGGTCAATCTTAGCCTAGCTTCAGTAGGGAGATTACTAAAAGAGATGGATCGTCTAGATTTGACGGTTAAAGTGAACTCCCAAGGTCGTGTTCTAACAGATCAAGGTGTACTAGAGTTTGAGAGAATGCGTTTAAATATGGAGAGACAGCAAATTGAAGAAGAAGTTAAGGAAGCAACTGACACGGCAAGCCCACAAGATATTATTGATTTACTTACAGCAAGACTACTCATAGAACCTGAAATTATTAAAGATATTATTGAACATGCAGCAGAGGAAGAAATAAAACTGTTAGAAGAAACAGTAAAAATTCATGATACATATGTGAGAGAGCAAAAAGAAGTCAATACACTTCCAATGAATTTCCATATTTTAATTTCTGAACTTTCTTGTAATCGCTTTCTCGGTGCCATGTTAAAGTTGCTAATACATGAAGAGTTAAAGTTAGAAGAAAAATTTCCGAAAATTGCCCATAAACTTCGCCAGGCACATCACCTTGATGAACACAAACTAATTTTAGAAGCGATAGTAAGTCATGATGTTGAAAAAGCAATTTATTTCTCTAAAATGCATATTCAAAAATTGATTGACTGTATTGAGGGTGATTAG
- a CDS encoding IS110 family transposase, with amino-acid sequence MEVFIEKCAGLDVHSKTIVACVIKGNREDDLYTEIETFPTLTKDLFRLLKWLEGHEVTHIAMESTGVYWKPVFNILEDFFDITLANAQRIKNVPGRKTDVSDAEWIAKLLRHGLIEKSFVPPLDIRELRDLTRLRKKWISHLVSEKNRIQKVLESSNVKLSTGISDVFGVSGRKLLNRLIEQGYVDEVDVEKDIHGKLIPKKQRITDSLFGTINEHQIFLIRQSWQHIQYLETLISEIEERIDQLLQNYQEELQLLITIPGISKDTAAVIIAEIGVDMGQFPTSQHLASWAGVSPGNHESAGKRKSTRTVKGNPHIKSALCEAAWAVSRSRNRWLANKYWSLASRRGKKKALVAISHRMLRAIYSMLMNKEPYKEPQLV; translated from the coding sequence ATGGAGGTATTCATTGAGAAGTGTGCAGGTTTAGATGTACATTCAAAAACAATTGTAGCCTGTGTTATTAAGGGGAATCGTGAGGACGATCTGTATACAGAAATCGAGACATTTCCAACACTCACAAAAGATTTGTTTCGACTTTTAAAATGGTTAGAGGGGCATGAAGTTACACACATTGCAATGGAAAGTACGGGTGTGTATTGGAAACCTGTTTTTAACATTTTAGAGGATTTCTTTGATATCACTTTAGCGAATGCACAGCGGATTAAAAATGTACCTGGAAGAAAAACTGATGTTTCAGATGCAGAATGGATAGCGAAGCTATTACGTCATGGTTTGATTGAAAAGAGCTTTGTTCCTCCTCTAGATATTCGTGAACTAAGAGATTTAACAAGACTGCGTAAAAAGTGGATTAGTCACTTAGTTTCAGAGAAGAATCGAATACAAAAGGTATTAGAAAGTTCAAATGTTAAACTAAGTACAGGTATCTCAGATGTATTCGGTGTATCTGGTCGAAAACTATTAAATCGATTAATTGAACAAGGCTATGTCGATGAAGTAGATGTGGAAAAAGATATTCATGGAAAGTTGATTCCAAAAAAACAACGGATTACAGATTCTCTATTTGGAACAATTAATGAACATCAAATCTTCCTAATTCGTCAATCTTGGCAACATATTCAATACTTAGAAACTTTAATTTCAGAAATTGAAGAACGGATAGATCAACTCCTGCAAAATTATCAAGAAGAGCTACAGCTGTTAATCACCATACCAGGAATAAGTAAAGATACTGCGGCTGTGATTATTGCAGAAATCGGAGTAGATATGGGACAGTTCCCGACATCTCAACATCTTGCATCATGGGCTGGCGTTTCGCCTGGTAATCACGAAAGTGCTGGGAAAAGAAAGAGTACACGTACAGTGAAAGGAAATCCTCATATTAAATCCGCCTTGTGTGAGGCAGCTTGGGCTGTATCTAGAAGTCGAAATCGATGGCTAGCAAACAAATATTGGTCACTCGCCTCGCGAAGAGGAAAGAAAAAAGCACTCGTTGCGATCTCGCATCGAATGCTTCGGGCTATTTACTCCATGTTAATGAACAAGGAGCCATACAAAGAACCCCAATTAGTTTAA
- a CDS encoding aldehyde dehydrogenase family protein, translated as MYTQWNKQFIGGQWRDGKSSTVYTAVNPFNGDALAEIKLASVEDIDEAYKAAESAQKEWEAINVYDRAAIMEKAVDLLMERKGEILKILVEENGASHTKAEIEINAAMGIMKEAATFPLRMHGHLMPSVIPGKENRIYQKPAGVVGIISPFNFPFHLTMRSVAPALGAGNGVVLKPDVQTMISGGLFLGKLFEDAGIPKGLFNVTVCKSSEVGDSFVEHPIPRIISFTGSTPVGRHIGELCGKHLKRVALELGGNNAMVVLKDADIDRATSSAAFGKFLNSGQICMSLNRIIVERPIYEQFLKSFVEKASQIKYGDPRNEDVIVGPLINNKQVVRIQKLIDDSIAMGAQYALQGKVEGNVFGPTILSNVTNDMPIAQEEIFGPVVGVIAVDSEEEAIHVANDSEYGLSGAVHAGSIEHGVKVAQQIVTGMIHVNDQGVNDEPIVAFGGEKASGLGRYGGEWALHEFTTTKWISVQTEPREYPF; from the coding sequence ATGTACACACAATGGAATAAACAATTTATCGGTGGCCAATGGAGAGATGGTAAGAGTAGTACAGTCTATACAGCTGTAAATCCATTTAATGGAGATGCATTAGCAGAGATTAAATTAGCAAGCGTTGAGGATATTGATGAAGCTTATAAAGCAGCAGAAAGCGCACAAAAGGAATGGGAAGCGATCAATGTTTATGATAGAGCGGCTATCATGGAAAAGGCAGTAGACTTATTAATGGAAAGAAAAGGTGAGATATTAAAAATTTTAGTGGAGGAAAATGGTGCATCCCATACGAAAGCAGAAATTGAGATTAACGCTGCTATGGGCATCATGAAAGAGGCTGCTACATTCCCACTCCGCATGCATGGACACCTTATGCCTTCTGTTATTCCTGGTAAAGAAAATCGTATCTACCAAAAGCCAGCAGGGGTAGTGGGGATTATTAGTCCTTTTAATTTTCCATTTCATTTAACGATGCGTTCTGTAGCACCTGCACTGGGAGCTGGTAATGGAGTAGTTCTAAAACCAGATGTACAAACGATGATCTCTGGTGGTCTCTTCCTTGGAAAATTATTCGAGGATGCAGGAATTCCAAAAGGGTTGTTTAATGTTACGGTTTGTAAAAGTTCTGAAGTAGGCGATAGTTTTGTGGAACATCCTATTCCGAGAATCATTTCCTTTACAGGTTCAACTCCAGTTGGGCGCCATATTGGTGAGCTTTGTGGAAAGCATTTAAAACGTGTAGCCTTGGAACTGGGTGGTAATAATGCTATGGTGGTTTTGAAGGATGCAGATATTGATCGAGCTACAAGTTCTGCTGCATTTGGTAAGTTTTTAAATAGTGGACAAATCTGTATGTCTTTGAATCGAATTATCGTGGAAAGACCAATCTATGAACAATTTTTAAAGTCCTTTGTAGAAAAGGCATCCCAAATAAAATATGGTGATCCAAGAAACGAGGATGTCATTGTTGGACCATTAATTAATAACAAGCAGGTGGTACGGATTCAAAAGCTTATTGATGACAGTATAGCTATGGGAGCTCAATATGCACTACAAGGAAAGGTAGAGGGCAATGTATTTGGTCCAACCATTCTTTCCAATGTAACGAATGATATGCCAATTGCTCAGGAAGAGATATTCGGTCCAGTTGTAGGGGTTATAGCAGTTGATAGTGAAGAAGAGGCTATCCATGTAGCCAATGATAGTGAATATGGCCTAAGCGGCGCCGTCCACGCTGGTTCAATTGAACATGGTGTGAAGGTAGCACAGCAAATTGTAACTGGGATGATTCATGTCAATGACCAAGGTGTAAACGATGAACCGATTGTTGCATTCGGAGGAGAGAAGGCATCAGGTCTAGGTCGATATGGTGGTGAATGGGCCCTTCATGAGTTTACAACAACAAAATGGATTTCAGTCCAAACTGAGCCTAGGGAATATCCTTTCTAA
- a CDS encoding phosphopantetheine-binding protein yields MTFNDFTKTFFELLELEENEVSEDTMLRDELNLDSLQIVNLTTSLADYYQISFSYFIENSDKIGTVGGLYKIVLDGTVE; encoded by the coding sequence ATGACGTTTAATGATTTTACTAAGACATTTTTCGAATTATTAGAACTTGAGGAAAATGAGGTCTCAGAGGATACTATGTTAAGAGATGAGTTAAATCTAGATTCACTTCAAATTGTAAACTTGACTACTAGTTTAGCGGATTATTATCAAATTTCGTTTAGTTACTTCATTGAGAATTCCGACAAAATTGGTACTGTTGGTGGTTTATACAAAATTGTATTGGATGGTACAGTAGAATGA
- the folE gene encoding GTP cyclohydrolase I FolE, translating to MPKINEETNEDIQDNNILEDSIRTILSELGEDIAREGLLDTPKRVAKMYREVFQGIGVDPETALTTTFAEDYDGIVTVKDITFYTFCEHHIIPFFGKAHIGYIPNGRVIGLSKFARLVELTSQRPQVQERMTTQIANAIENVLQPKGVIVTLEAEHLCMCARGVKKPGTKTVTTIKKGLFEQNVSLCEEFERSISRN from the coding sequence ATGCCAAAAATTAATGAAGAAACTAATGAAGATATTCAAGATAATAACATTTTAGAAGACTCAATACGAACTATACTATCAGAATTAGGTGAAGATATAGCTCGTGAAGGTTTACTTGATACCCCTAAAAGAGTAGCAAAAATGTATCGCGAAGTATTTCAAGGAATAGGTGTTGACCCTGAAACGGCGCTAACAACTACTTTCGCAGAAGATTACGATGGAATTGTAACCGTAAAAGATATTACATTTTACACATTTTGTGAACATCATATTATCCCATTTTTCGGGAAAGCACACATTGGGTACATCCCAAATGGTCGTGTAATCGGCTTATCCAAATTTGCAAGATTAGTCGAATTGACATCTCAACGCCCTCAAGTTCAAGAACGAATGACAACTCAAATTGCAAATGCTATCGAAAACGTGTTACAGCCTAAAGGAGTAATTGTTACACTTGAAGCGGAACATCTTTGCATGTGTGCACGTGGTGTAAAAAAACCAGGTACTAAAACAGTAACAACGATTAAAAAAGGTTTATTTGAGCAGAATGTTTCCCTTTGTGAAGAATTTGAAAGATCCATTTCTAGGAACTAA
- a CDS encoding alpha/beta hydrolase, producing the protein MGKVESNSKLTTDVIIEKTILASVLDNGFWDRWIVHGIEEKFINENKSKMINLEGWIKTLESKALEHYDTAKEYDIKSDTNMAEYHYRKAGIYYNLIQWVFPLPSGSRVEWYRRCLEQFYYADKVSKDEITYHTLAINNKDYEGRIRIPARQVYGVVLLITPTDCTKEEFYLYEKDFAEEGFVVVSFDGAGQGETLLINGHKADFESWNHFMKGIVEYTHNEFPNLNINLFGTSSGGAWAIEGSKHPLVSKIVTVSPPTKYTSAVKLPDYFKERISNMLVDFEVGHLPSFEEVSNINNILVFHGGKDLLISEEDLVNAYNQFKQEKRFITYEDEGHCCNYKLHEIRQRSAEWFKGVNINDV; encoded by the coding sequence ATGGGGAAAGTTGAAAGTAATAGTAAATTAACAACTGATGTCATCATTGAGAAAACAATTTTAGCAAGTGTTTTGGATAATGGTTTTTGGGATCGGTGGATTGTTCATGGTATAGAAGAAAAATTTATAAACGAGAATAAGTCAAAAATGATTAACTTAGAGGGGTGGATAAAGACTTTAGAGTCAAAAGCATTAGAGCATTATGATACTGCCAAAGAGTATGATATTAAAAGCGATACTAATATGGCTGAATATCATTATCGTAAAGCAGGAATCTATTATAATTTGATTCAATGGGTATTTCCTTTACCTTCAGGTTCTAGAGTAGAATGGTATAGACGTTGTCTTGAGCAGTTCTATTATGCTGACAAAGTTTCTAAAGATGAAATAACATATCATACCTTAGCTATTAACAACAAAGATTATGAGGGGCGTATTCGTATACCAGCACGCCAAGTTTATGGAGTGGTATTACTTATAACGCCAACAGATTGTACCAAAGAAGAATTTTATTTGTATGAAAAAGACTTTGCTGAGGAAGGTTTTGTAGTTGTTAGTTTTGATGGTGCAGGTCAAGGGGAGACCTTACTTATTAATGGGCATAAAGCTGACTTTGAATCATGGAATCATTTCATGAAGGGGATTGTTGAATATACACATAATGAGTTTCCAAATTTAAATATTAATCTATTTGGGACAAGTTCAGGTGGAGCTTGGGCGATAGAGGGAAGTAAACATCCTCTAGTATCAAAAATTGTAACAGTAAGTCCACCTACTAAATATACATCAGCTGTGAAACTACCAGACTATTTTAAAGAACGCATCAGTAATATGTTAGTTGACTTTGAAGTTGGACATCTACCTTCATTTGAAGAAGTATCAAATATAAATAATATTTTAGTGTTTCATGGAGGTAAGGACTTATTAATTAGTGAAGAAGACTTAGTTAATGCATATAATCAATTTAAACAAGAAAAACGTTTTATTACCTATGAAGATGAAGGTCACTGTTGTAATTATAAATTACATGAAATTCGACAACGTTCTGCGGAATGGTTTAAAGGAGTTAATATCAATGACGTTTAA
- a CDS encoding amidohydrolase family protein translates to MKVDIIIHNGDLLTMEGRGVGFVENGAIAIKGNLIEAVGHTKDIIRQYSAERMIDAKNKLIMPGFIDAHIHTGINIFRGVAQDMSNWMQKGLWPFQKHLTPEASVAGSMVNIIEGLKAGTTTFCDYDGRMDLIVQNYKKIGARARVAELVNEIPDNIGDLPVGELYEFNSSIGEEKLTRNLKMFEEHHETENGRISVILGPHGPDMMSIELLQEIRNHAERLDTKLHMHVAQGDREIDQIEKRYGKRSIEFLEEQGYLNDRLIAVHLTEATDEETAIVAKSGAKMIYCAGSIGIIDGMITPVQAFLDAGGTACLGSDQSPGNNCNNMFNEMKMAAILNKVKYKDPRIFNATQAVRMTTIEAAKVMGIDNEVGSLKKGKKADIILLDLTAPTFFPILKSPIRNIVPNLVYSARGSEVETVIIDGKVIMENRIILTVDEKEVIDEGQKTAEKIVRNAEKDILQADSDILQMVHAGLL, encoded by the coding sequence ATGAAAGTAGATATCATTATACACAACGGAGACCTCTTAACGATGGAGGGAAGAGGCGTAGGTTTTGTAGAAAATGGGGCAATAGCTATTAAGGGAAACTTAATAGAGGCTGTTGGACATACAAAAGATATTATAAGACAATATTCAGCTGAACGAATGATTGATGCGAAAAATAAGTTGATTATGCCGGGCTTTATTGATGCACATATTCATACGGGTATAAATATTTTTCGTGGGGTTGCGCAAGACATGTCAAACTGGATGCAAAAGGGGCTATGGCCATTTCAAAAACATTTAACGCCAGAGGCAAGTGTTGCAGGCTCGATGGTAAATATAATTGAGGGACTTAAGGCAGGAACAACGACTTTCTGTGATTACGATGGACGTATGGATTTAATTGTTCAAAATTACAAAAAAATAGGTGCAAGAGCTAGAGTAGCAGAACTTGTAAATGAAATTCCAGATAATATTGGGGATTTACCAGTAGGTGAACTTTATGAATTCAACTCGTCTATAGGGGAAGAAAAACTTACTCGAAACTTAAAAATGTTTGAAGAACATCATGAAACAGAAAATGGTAGAATATCTGTCATTTTAGGACCCCATGGACCAGATATGATGAGTATTGAATTGTTACAAGAGATTCGAAACCATGCTGAAAGATTAGATACAAAACTTCATATGCATGTTGCTCAAGGGGATCGTGAAATTGACCAAATCGAGAAACGATATGGTAAAAGATCGATTGAATTTTTGGAAGAACAAGGTTATTTAAATGATCGATTAATTGCTGTTCATTTAACTGAGGCAACCGATGAAGAAACAGCCATTGTTGCAAAAAGTGGAGCGAAAATGATTTACTGCGCAGGGAGTATAGGAATCATTGATGGCATGATAACGCCAGTTCAGGCGTTTTTAGATGCTGGAGGAACAGCATGTTTAGGATCAGATCAATCACCAGGAAATAATTGTAATAATATGTTTAATGAAATGAAAATGGCAGCCATTCTAAATAAGGTAAAATATAAAGATCCCAGAATCTTTAATGCAACACAAGCCGTTCGAATGACAACAATAGAGGCGGCTAAGGTTATGGGGATAGATAATGAAGTTGGTTCACTTAAAAAAGGGAAAAAAGCAGATATTATATTACTAGATTTAACTGCACCAACATTCTTTCCAATCTTAAAATCTCCTATTCGAAACATAGTACCAAATCTAGTTTATTCTGCACGTGGCAGTGAAGTTGAAACAGTTATTATTGATGGGAAAGTTATTATGGAGAATCGTATAATCCTAACTGTGGATGAAAAAGAAGTCATCGATGAAGGCCAAAAAACTGCTGAAAAAATTGTTAGAAATGCTGAGAAGGATATACTTCAAGCGGATAGCGATATTCTTCAAATGGTTCATGCTGGATTATTATAA
- a CDS encoding ATP-binding protein, whose translation MNPLFGRLLKGKEKIPAMPVVPNTIHSLEDHQRVSVVGWIANKLGQFVGVQQCEHGKLITDVLNIDLTKLNLEIEEEYLYYLADRLVAWLENDEDVYLNIKDMQLSSTYHKNLLEVYELLKENNHIYFNLKNEPIREISEDDKEWEIYRDVLHAASHGKFLLSKEEDIEKFKNERILLDEPVVVKEDVPLVRNKAKEKLLEEGISSTKVTSYILLISEAITNILKHAKNGRLLITMSGQSLNILIEDEGEGFPLKILPYTVLMPGYSTKRSLGQGFTLMLKLSTRVLLKTSSSGSTIVLIFKGVEENGES comes from the coding sequence ATGAATCCGCTATTTGGAAGATTGCTAAAGGGAAAAGAAAAAATTCCAGCAATGCCTGTAGTCCCCAACACAATCCATTCGTTAGAGGATCATCAAAGAGTATCTGTTGTAGGATGGATTGCAAATAAATTAGGTCAATTTGTTGGAGTGCAGCAATGTGAACACGGTAAATTAATTACGGATGTATTAAACATAGACCTAACTAAATTGAATTTAGAGATAGAAGAGGAATATCTTTATTATCTTGCTGATCGCCTCGTCGCTTGGTTGGAAAACGACGAGGATGTTTATTTAAATATAAAGGATATGCAATTATCTTCTACCTATCATAAAAATCTTTTAGAAGTTTATGAGTTATTGAAAGAAAATAATCATATATACTTCAATTTAAAGAACGAACCTATTAGAGAAATTAGCGAAGATGACAAAGAATGGGAAATTTACAGAGATGTGCTCCATGCTGCGAGCCATGGAAAATTTTTATTAAGTAAAGAAGAAGACATTGAGAAATTTAAGAATGAGAGAATACTTCTAGATGAGCCGGTTGTAGTGAAAGAAGACGTGCCTTTAGTGAGAAATAAAGCTAAAGAAAAATTACTTGAAGAAGGGATTTCGTCAACTAAAGTGACGAGCTACATCTTACTTATTTCTGAAGCCATTACAAATATATTAAAACACGCTAAAAATGGACGACTTTTAATAACGATGAGCGGTCAATCTTTAAATATTCTCATAGAAGATGAAGGGGAAGGTTTCCCACTAAAAATATTACCTTATACAGTCCTAATGCCAGGTTACTCAACAAAAAGGTCATTAGGACAAGGCTTTACATTAATGTTAAAACTCTCAACCCGTGTTTTACTAAAAACATCATCGAGTGGCTCGACAATAGTTCTAATTTTTAAGGGAGTGGAAGAAAATGGGGAAAGTTGA
- a CDS encoding SDR family oxidoreductase gives MLFDANSLKGKTVAITGASKGIGKETAILLSSLGANLLLGARSIENLSEFANLISTKVAYQYLNVEDEKSVQEFFNVGVSTFGKIDALINSAGYGTFNSFLELTTEEFDRMISVNLRGTFITSKYFAEHMVNNKQGQIININSIAGNTVLEGNSGYSASKFGLLGLSKVMQLELRKLGVYVTNVLPGSTSTTFWDNIENHPDKTKMIPQDVIAKHIASILCQPEGVVVEEVTITPPLGIL, from the coding sequence ATGTTATTTGATGCGAACAGCCTAAAAGGGAAAACCGTTGCGATTACTGGTGCTTCGAAGGGAATTGGTAAAGAAACTGCGATCCTTCTATCTTCCCTCGGTGCGAATCTATTACTTGGTGCAAGAAGTATTGAAAATTTAAGCGAATTTGCGAATTTAATTTCTACGAAAGTGGCCTACCAATACTTAAATGTAGAAGATGAAAAATCAGTACAGGAGTTTTTTAACGTTGGCGTGTCAACGTTCGGTAAGATTGATGCACTAATAAACTCCGCTGGATATGGTACATTTAACTCTTTTTTAGAATTGACAACAGAAGAATTTGACCGAATGATTTCTGTTAATTTGAGGGGGACATTTATCACTTCGAAGTATTTTGCTGAACATATGGTAAACAACAAGCAAGGTCAAATTATTAATATAAATTCAATTGCAGGTAACACGGTACTTGAAGGAAATTCAGGTTATTCTGCATCAAAATTCGGTTTGCTCGGATTATCAAAAGTAATGCAGTTAGAGTTACGAAAACTGGGAGTTTATGTAACGAATGTATTACCAGGTTCGACAAGTACAACTTTTTGGGACAATATTGAGAATCACCCCGATAAAACAAAAATGATACCGCAGGATGTAATTGCGAAACATATTGCTTCAATCTTGTGCCAACCAGAAGGGGTGGTAGTAGAGGAAGTTACAATTACGCCACCTTTAGGCATCCTATAA
- a CDS encoding Na+/H+ antiporter NhaC family protein: MEYGILSLIPPILAIVIAIVTKQTILSLFIGVWFGATIISGWNPFVGFTSSITEIVIPSIADPWNASLLLLVTLAGGFVNILRVTGGARSFAEVMSKRINTRKKTQNFVWGSSFLFSYTEPVLILGTVTRPLADKMKVSRVKLAYILDSMGSPLAAMSPISSYGPFITGLIATQLAALGFSDNPWSLFIQMIPYNLYGLFAMIGVLFVINLKLDFGPMYIAEKRAIETGQLFGENDKLMVDETAENEIIVSETKSDILSFIIPMVVLMTTIFMMIFWTGNISGNGIRGAFLNANIVLSIITGFIFGALSGILYARIRYKTSLLTLFDELTNGILKLMIVPLILVMAWSIGNVADTMGLGTYITNLVSGNMPTFIVPVIIFVIGALIAFATGSSWGVFAIMMPIAIPLAAALDLNLALAIGAVISGGLFGDHCSPISDTTIMASTGAAADHVEHVRTQLPYAIVIAFSSAGGFLASGLTQNAIVGIIITAILLLLSLFVLRSRLNQNTEIEGMS, from the coding sequence ATGGAATATGGAATATTGTCGCTAATTCCGCCTATTCTTGCTATTGTTATTGCCATTGTTACGAAACAGACAATTCTTTCTTTGTTCATCGGTGTATGGTTTGGAGCTACGATCATTAGTGGATGGAATCCATTTGTAGGTTTTACATCATCAATTACAGAAATAGTAATACCATCTATCGCAGACCCATGGAATGCTAGTTTACTATTATTAGTTACATTGGCTGGTGGTTTTGTTAACATACTCCGTGTAACAGGGGGAGCACGATCATTTGCAGAGGTAATGTCTAAAAGAATTAACACTAGGAAGAAAACACAGAATTTTGTTTGGGGGAGTTCTTTCTTATTTTCTTATACTGAACCTGTTTTAATTCTCGGAACGGTTACCCGTCCATTAGCAGATAAAATGAAAGTTTCACGTGTAAAATTAGCTTACATCTTAGATTCTATGGGCAGTCCACTTGCAGCCATGTCACCGATCAGTAGCTATGGGCCATTTATTACAGGCCTAATAGCAACACAACTTGCAGCACTTGGGTTTAGTGATAATCCATGGAGTTTATTTATACAAATGATTCCTTACAACCTTTATGGTCTCTTTGCGATGATTGGTGTTCTTTTTGTTATTAATCTAAAGCTAGATTTTGGTCCTATGTATATAGCAGAAAAAAGAGCAATTGAAACTGGTCAACTTTTCGGAGAAAATGACAAACTTATGGTCGATGAAACTGCTGAAAATGAAATCATAGTTAGCGAAACTAAATCAGATATATTAAGTTTTATTATACCAATGGTAGTTTTAATGACTACGATATTTATGATGATCTTCTGGACCGGAAATATTTCAGGAAATGGAATACGAGGGGCATTCTTAAATGCAAATATTGTTCTCTCTATTATAACTGGTTTTATTTTTGGAGCATTAAGCGGAATTTTATATGCTCGCATTCGCTACAAGACTTCACTGTTAACTCTATTTGACGAACTAACAAATGGTATTTTAAAACTTATGATTGTTCCACTTATATTAGTAATGGCTTGGTCGATAGGGAATGTGGCAGATACGATGGGACTAGGTACTTATATTACTAATTTAGTAAGTGGCAATATGCCTACATTTATTGTACCTGTGATTATTTTTGTGATTGGAGCATTAATTGCTTTTGCTACTGGTAGTTCATGGGGGGTCTTTGCAATTATGATGCCAATTGCAATTCCATTAGCAGCTGCTTTAGATTTAAATCTAGCGTTAGCGATTGGTGCTGTAATAAGTGGCGGACTATTTGGTGATCATTGTTCGCCTATTTCAGATACAACCATTATGGCATCTACTGGTGCTGCTGCAGATCATGTAGAACATGTTCGTACTCAGTTGCCATATGCAATTGTCATTGCATTTTCATCGGCCGGTGGATTCTTAGCATCTGGTTTAACTCAAAACGCTATAGTAGGAATTATTATTACGGCAATTCTATTACTATTATCTTTGTTTGTTTTAAGAAGTAGATTAAACCAAAATACCGAAATTGAAGGTATGTCATAA
- a CDS encoding 6-carboxytetrahydropterin synthase translates to MLYLSRRVDFSATHTYNVPSWSKERNRETFGKCNYPNGHGHDYKLEVMVRGKLNMDSGIVVNTTDIKHIVNSFLAEELDGKFLDRQHPYFIHNLPTTENIVNYIWDSLKDRFVGCELFNLRLHENHYLNAERKIDEMTYLTRQYHFSAAHRLHSIHLTDEENQQLFGKCNNPHGHGHNYFVDVQVKGVPSPETGMIINLADLDALVEREILDKFDHMHLNLDTEEFKDLNPTSEVVAMVFYNLLKPHIPNLHKIGIWETEKNYFEYLGEGDYVI, encoded by the coding sequence GTGCTTTATTTATCAAGGAGAGTAGACTTTTCAGCTACTCACACTTACAACGTTCCTAGCTGGAGTAAAGAACGTAATAGAGAAACGTTTGGTAAATGCAATTATCCTAATGGACATGGGCATGATTACAAGCTTGAAGTAATGGTACGAGGAAAGCTTAACATGGACTCAGGCATCGTAGTGAACACAACAGACATAAAGCATATCGTAAATTCCTTTTTAGCTGAAGAACTGGATGGTAAATTTTTAGATCGACAACATCCATATTTCATCCATAACTTGCCTACTACAGAAAATATAGTCAATTATATTTGGGATTCTTTAAAGGATCGATTTGTAGGATGTGAACTATTCAATTTGCGTCTACATGAAAATCATTATTTAAACGCTGAAAGGAAAATCGATGAAATGACTTATTTGACGAGACAATACCATTTCTCTGCTGCACATCGACTACATAGTATTCATTTAACGGACGAAGAAAATCAACAACTATTCGGTAAATGTAACAATCCACATGGACATGGACACAACTATTTTGTAGATGTTCAAGTAAAAGGGGTGCCTTCACCCGAAACTGGTATGATTATCAATTTAGCTGATCTAGATGCACTCGTAGAGCGAGAAATCTTGGATAAATTTGATCATATGCATTTAAACTTGGATACCGAAGAATTTAAAGATCTAAATCCGACATCTGAAGTAGTAGCTATGGTGTTTTACAATTTACTAAAACCTCATATTCCAAATTTACATAAAATTGGTATTTGGGAAACAGAAAAAAATTACTTTGAATATTTAGGTGAGGGTGATTATGTTATTTGA